The Natronoarchaeum philippinense genome includes the window CTCCGGCGCCACATGACGGCGCACGATCTCAGCGCGACGCCCCGGCGTCCGAGTTGGTGACGAGCCGACGCATCACCGACGATTCGGCCTTCCGGAGGTGTTCGGCGGCGGTGCTCGGCGCGCACGACAGCGTGTCGGCGACATCCTCGACAGACCCCGATCGGGGCGTCTCGTAGTACCCACACTCGATCGCGGCGCGAACGGCTTCGCGCTGGCGATCGGTCAGGTCAGTCGCGTGATCGAACGGCTGCGCGCTGTACTGGCCGACTTCGAGCACTTCCACGTCGATCGGCTCTGGCACCGCGTCGACGGCGTTTTGGACCGCCTCGGACGTGCCGACCAAGGTAAACTCGCCACAGCCGTCGACCCGATAGACGATCGGCGGCACGATGAGCAGTCCCTCGTGGTCGAGCGCCGTCGTGATCTGGCGCTCGCGCTCGGGGAGGTCCTCGCGGATGTAGAGATAAAACTCGCCGCCGGACGGCGCGACGTGATACGACTCGACGGAGTCGACAGCCGCCAGCGCGTCGACGTACTCGTCGGGGTCGCCCTCGACGCGAAAGATCGTCGAGATCGACCCGTCGACGCCGACGCTCCAATGTAACTGCCGTGAGGGGCCGTACTCGTCGCTCTCGACGACGAACTGGTGCATGGGATGCCGCTGCTCGGGCGGCAGCGCCAGCGCGAGTCGGAGATACTTCATAGCGACCCGAGAGGATGCACGTATAAAATACCCTCTCTCGTGAGGCAGTGAAACAAACACCGTCGGAGTCGTAGACTGACACATCGACTTCGCGTGATTTCCACATGTCTCTAGAGCACGACGCCGACGCCGCCGTACCGTCCGAGCGAGGAGTTGCCGACCGCGCCGAGGCGCTGCTGGGTGAGCGCGTTCTCGACCGGGAGCACCACGTCAACGCCGAGGGGATCGTTATTCGGCCCGACGAGGTCCAGAGCGTCCTCTCGACGCTGCGCGAGGAGGCCGGCTTCGACCATCTCGCCTGCGTGACCGCCCAGCAGTACGAGGACCGCTACGAGTCGATCTACCACCTGCGGAGCTACGACGACCCGACACGGGAACTCAGCGTCGTCGTGCCGACCAGCGCCGACGACCCCGTCAGCGAGAGCGCAGCGCCCGTGTTTACGACCGCCGACTGGCACGAGCGCGAGGCCTACGACCTCGTCGGGATCGAGTACGAGGACCACCCCGACCTGCGCCGCATTCTGCTGCCCGAGACGTGGCAGGGCCACCCGCTCCGAGAGGAGTTCAATCAGGAGCGCCCGCAGCTGGTCGCGTACCGCGAGAACGACAATCCCGTCGAGGCAAAGCGCAAAGCCAGCGAGAGCGACGGCACCGAGACGATGCTGCTCAACATCGGTCCGCACCACCCCGCGACCCACGGAGTGATGCATCTCGAAACGGTGCTCGACGGGGAGACGGTCGTCGATGTCGAGCCCGACATCGGCTACATCCACCGCTGCGAGGAGCAGATGTGCCAGCAGTGTACGTATCGCCACCAGATCATGCCCTACCCCGACCGCTGGGACTGGGGCGGCGCCGGGATGTGCAACGAGTGGGCCTACGCCCGCGTCGCGGAGGATCTGGCCGATCTGGACGTGCCCGAGTACGCGCAGGTGATCCGGACGATGTGTGCCGAGTTCAGCCGCATCCTCGGACACCTGCTGGCGACCGGCGCGTACGCGCTCGACGTCGTCGGCGACTTCACCGCGACGTTCATGTACTCGACGCGGGACCGCGAGGTCGTCCAGAAGATCGTCGAGGACCTGACCGGCCAGCGCCTGATGTTCAACTACTTCCGACTCGGCGGCGTCGCGTGGGACCTGCCCGAACCCCGCGAGGAGTTCTTCGAGCAGGTCCGGGAGTTCCTCAACGAACTCCCTCGCCGACTGGAGGAGTACCACGACTTGCTCTCGAACAACGAGTTCCTGCAGGCCAGAGCCGTCGACACCGGTGTGCTCGAACCCGAGGTCGCAAAGCAGTACGGCTGCACCGGCCCGGTCGCCCGCGGCTCGGGCATCGACTACGACCTCCGGCGGGACGACCCCTACGGCTACTACGAGGAACTGGACTGGAACGTCGTCGTCCGGGACGGCTGTGACAACTACTCCCGGCTGCTGGTCCGGATGGAGGAGATCGCCGAATCGGGCAAGATCATCGAGCAGTGTATCGACCTGCTCGAAGAGTGGCCCGAGGACGACCGCGAGATTCAGAGCAACGTCCCGCGGACGATCAAGCCCGATCCCGACACCGAGATTTACCGGGCCGTCGAGGCCGCCAAGGGTGAACTCGGTATCTACATCCGCGCCGACGGCACCGACAAACCCGCCCGGTTCAAGATCCGCGGCCCCTCCTTCTCGAATCTCCAGTCCCTGCCCGAGTTCGGTTCGGGCGGCTACGTCGCCGACCTGATCGCCTCGCTGGGGAGTCTGGACACGATCATGGGAGAAGTCGATCGGTAAGCTCACGACTTCCTCCGGCGGCGAACTCGATCGGTGAGCTCACGACTTCCTCCAGAACCCACCCCAGAAATTTTGATCGGGCACCGCGAGCGTGCAGGTATGCCGACCGTCAACGAGGACGATCTCGACTGGGAATCTCTGGAGCGCGGCGAGACGGCGTTCCGGCGCAAGCGACTGGCCGACGCCACTGACGCCGAGGAACTGGGCTGTAGCCTCTACGAACTCCCGGCGGGCAAGAAGTCGTGGCCGTACCACTACCACACCGGCAACGAGGAGGCAATCTACGTGCTCGCCGGCGAGGGCCAACTTCGTGGCGCCGACGAGCAAGTGGCTCTGGTGGCGGGCGATTACGCCGCGTTCCCGGCGGGCGAGGACGGCGCTCACAGGATCATCAACGATTCCGACGAGCCGCTCCGGTATCTGGCGTTCTCGACGATGAACGACCCCGACATCGGCGTCTACCCCGACTCCGAGAAGATCACGCTGTTCGGCGGGTCGCCACCGGGCGGGACTGGCGATCGTCCGCTCTCGGGATCGTACCGGCGCGAGGACGCCGTCGACTACTGGGAGGGCGAACTCGGCGACGAACAGTGACGGCGAAGCGTCCGAATCCCAGCACGAGTCAACGACGCGAGGGGAATGGTTCAAGGCCGCCGGGCGGCAAAACTGGGCCATGAGCGAGCAGAACGGCGACGGAATCACGCTGACGGTAAAAGGGGCCCAGAAGCGCGACGCTGGACGCGGCGTCGCGCGGCTCTCGGATCCCGCCCGAAACGAACTGGGCGTACTCAGCGGCGACACCGTCGTCATCGAGGGCGAGCGCGTCACCGCGACGAAGGTCTGGCCCGCGGGCGACGACGTGCCCGACGACGCCGTGCTGATCGACGCCGACACGCGGTCCAACGCGGGCGTCAGCATCGGTGACACCGTCTCGGTTCGTCACGGAACACTGGAGGAGGCAGTTTCGGTGACGCTGTCGCCGCCGGCGTCGCTGGCCAACGTCGACGAAGACCTGATCCAGCGCGTCGCGACGCGGACGCTCCACGACAGGCCCGTCAGCGAGGGCGAGCAGGTCCGGTTGGAGCAGATCGCCGACCAGCCGTTCAGCGTCGAGTCGACCACGCCCCACGAACCGGTGCGCGTGAGCAACCACACCGTCGTTCGCGTCGACGCCGACGCGGCGTCCGGCGATGCCGGCACGGCAACATCGAGCGACGGGTCGTTGGCAGACAGCGGCACTGCTGGGGGGCAATCGGCGGGTGACACTGCGGCGTCAGGCGGTGGATCGACCGGCGACGCCGACGAACCGGCGGTGACGCCGACCGGCGTCAGCTACGAGGACATCGGCGGTCTCGACGACGAGCTCGAACAGGTCCGCGAGATGATCGAACTCCCGCTGGATCAGCCCGATCTGTTCCGGCGGCTCGGCGTCGACCCGCCCAAGGGCGTCCTGCTCTATGGCCCGCCCGGCACCGGCAAGACGCTGATCGCCAAGGCCGTCGCCAACGAGGTCAACGCCCAGTTCATCAACGTCTCCGGCCCGGAGATCATGTCGAAGTACAAGGGCGAAAGCGAAGAGCGCATCCGAGAGATCTTCGAGACGGCAAGCGAGAACGCCCCGACGATCATCTTCTTCGACGAGATCGACTCGATCGCGGGCCAGCGCGACGACGCCGGCGACGTGGAAAACCGCGTCGTCGCCCAGTTGCTCTCGCTGATGGACGGGCTCGACTCCCGGGGCGACGTGATCGTGATCGGCGCGACCAACCGCGTCGACGCCATCGACCCCGCCCTGCGCCGGGGCGGCCGGTTCGACCGCGAGATCGAGATCGGCGTCCCCGGGGCCGAGGGGCGCCGCGAGATCTTTCAGGTCCACACCCGCGGGATGCCGCTCGCGGAGGACGTGTCCGTCGACACGCTGGCCGACCGGACCCACGGCTTCGTCGGCGCCGACGTGGACGCGCTGGTCTCGGAGGCGGCGATGCTGGCGCTCCGGCGGATCCGCGGCGAGGCCGACGACCTCGCCGAGGCCGACCTCGAAGTGACGAAAGCCGACTTCGACGCCGCGATGGCCGCGGTCGACCCCTCCGCGATGCGCGAGTTCGTCGCCGAGACGCCCGAGGTCGGCTACGACGACGTAGGCGGGCTCGACGACGCCAAGCAAACCCTGCGCGAGGCCGTCGAGTGGCCGCTGGCGTACGATCGGCTCTTCGCCGAGACAAACACCGCCCCGCCCAGCGGCGTCCTGCTGTACGGACCCCCGGGCACCGGGAAGACGCTGCTGGCGCGGGCACTGGCCGGCGAGAGCGACGTGAACTTCGTCCACGTCAACGGCCCCGAGCTGCTCGATCGGTACGTCGGCGAGTCCGAGAAGGCCGTCCGCGAGGTGTTCGAGCGCGCCCGCACGTCGGCGCCGTCGATCGTCTTCTTCGACGAGATCGACGCCATCGCCGCCAAGCGCGAGGACAGCCACGAGGTGACCGAGCGCGTCGTCTCCCAACTGCTGACCGAGCTCGACGGACTCGTCGAGAACCCGAACCTCGTCGTGCTCGCGGCGACGAACCGCAAGGACGCCATCGACCCCGCGCTGCTCCGACCCGGCCGGCTCGACACGCACGTCGAGGTTCCCCAGCCGGACGCCGACGGACGCCGCGCGATCGTCGAAGTCCACGGCCGCGGGAAGCCGTTCGCCGAGGATGTCGATCTCGACGCGCTCGCGGACGATCTGGAGGGGTACACCGGCGCCGACCTCGAAGCGATCGTCCGCGAGGCGTCGATGCTGGCGATCCGCGAGATGGCCGAGAAACTGGGTCCCGAAGAGGCTGACGAGCGCGCCGACGAGATCGAAATCACGGGCGAGCACTTCGAGCGGGCCGTCGAGAGCGTCGATCCTTCGCCGGGCGCGTACTGACGCCGGCTACTCGCGCTCGTCGACCATCCCGACACCGGTACGCTCGGCGGATTCGGTCTGACTATCGCCAAGATCGGTCCGGCCCTCGTCGGAAGCTTCGGCGTCGAACTGTTCGGCGGCATCGAACTCGTCGACCGGTCCGTCGCCGCCGCGGCGTGCGATTACGGTCTCGCCGGCGGTCACTTTCTCGCCGCGCTCGACGACGACGTCCTCGCGGTCGAACGTTGGCGGCAACAGCACGTCGGCCCGGCTTCCGAAAGAGATGTGGCCGATCCGGTCACCGCGCTCGACGGCGTCATCCGCTTCCAGATAGGGGTGGATGCGCCGGGCGAACGCCCCCGCGACCAGCGTGACCTCGTAATCCTCGAACGCGATCCGGACGCGCT containing:
- a CDS encoding protein sorting system archaetidylserine decarboxylase; amino-acid sequence: MNFAPGAWKYALVPLLGAFPALIFSPGVTAVLLALAGAVLYFYRDPERTAPVSGVAAPADGKVSVLREEDGRVRVGVFMNVWDVHVNRAPMGGTVETVEHVPGAHRPAFAKESDRNERVRIAFEDYEVTLVAGAFARRIHPYLEADDAVERGDRIGHISFGSRADVLLPPTFDREDVVVERGEKVTAGETVIARRGGDGPVDEFDAAEQFDAEASDEGRTDLGDSQTESAERTGVGMVDERE
- a CDS encoding NADH-quinone oxidoreductase subunit D, with protein sequence MSLEHDADAAVPSERGVADRAEALLGERVLDREHHVNAEGIVIRPDEVQSVLSTLREEAGFDHLACVTAQQYEDRYESIYHLRSYDDPTRELSVVVPTSADDPVSESAAPVFTTADWHEREAYDLVGIEYEDHPDLRRILLPETWQGHPLREEFNQERPQLVAYRENDNPVEAKRKASESDGTETMLLNIGPHHPATHGVMHLETVLDGETVVDVEPDIGYIHRCEEQMCQQCTYRHQIMPYPDRWDWGGAGMCNEWAYARVAEDLADLDVPEYAQVIRTMCAEFSRILGHLLATGAYALDVVGDFTATFMYSTRDREVVQKIVEDLTGQRLMFNYFRLGGVAWDLPEPREEFFEQVREFLNELPRRLEEYHDLLSNNEFLQARAVDTGVLEPEVAKQYGCTGPVARGSGIDYDLRRDDPYGYYEELDWNVVVRDGCDNYSRLLVRMEEIAESGKIIEQCIDLLEEWPEDDREIQSNVPRTIKPDPDTEIYRAVEAAKGELGIYIRADGTDKPARFKIRGPSFSNLQSLPEFGSGGYVADLIASLGSLDTIMGEVDR
- a CDS encoding AAA family ATPase, whose protein sequence is MSEQNGDGITLTVKGAQKRDAGRGVARLSDPARNELGVLSGDTVVIEGERVTATKVWPAGDDVPDDAVLIDADTRSNAGVSIGDTVSVRHGTLEEAVSVTLSPPASLANVDEDLIQRVATRTLHDRPVSEGEQVRLEQIADQPFSVESTTPHEPVRVSNHTVVRVDADAASGDAGTATSSDGSLADSGTAGGQSAGDTAASGGGSTGDADEPAVTPTGVSYEDIGGLDDELEQVREMIELPLDQPDLFRRLGVDPPKGVLLYGPPGTGKTLIAKAVANEVNAQFINVSGPEIMSKYKGESEERIREIFETASENAPTIIFFDEIDSIAGQRDDAGDVENRVVAQLLSLMDGLDSRGDVIVIGATNRVDAIDPALRRGGRFDREIEIGVPGAEGRREIFQVHTRGMPLAEDVSVDTLADRTHGFVGADVDALVSEAAMLALRRIRGEADDLAEADLEVTKADFDAAMAAVDPSAMREFVAETPEVGYDDVGGLDDAKQTLREAVEWPLAYDRLFAETNTAPPSGVLLYGPPGTGKTLLARALAGESDVNFVHVNGPELLDRYVGESEKAVREVFERARTSAPSIVFFDEIDAIAAKREDSHEVTERVVSQLLTELDGLVENPNLVVLAATNRKDAIDPALLRPGRLDTHVEVPQPDADGRRAIVEVHGRGKPFAEDVDLDALADDLEGYTGADLEAIVREASMLAIREMAEKLGPEEADERADEIEITGEHFERAVESVDPSPGAY
- a CDS encoding helix-turn-helix domain-containing protein, whose protein sequence is MKYLRLALALPPEQRHPMHQFVVESDEYGPSRQLHWSVGVDGSISTIFRVEGDPDEYVDALAAVDSVESYHVAPSGGEFYLYIREDLPERERQITTALDHEGLLIVPPIVYRVDGCGEFTLVGTSEAVQNAVDAVPEPIDVEVLEVGQYSAQPFDHATDLTDRQREAVRAAIECGYYETPRSGSVEDVADTLSCAPSTAAEHLRKAESSVMRRLVTNSDAGASR
- a CDS encoding cupin domain-containing protein translates to MPTVNEDDLDWESLERGETAFRRKRLADATDAEELGCSLYELPAGKKSWPYHYHTGNEEAIYVLAGEGQLRGADEQVALVAGDYAAFPAGEDGAHRIINDSDEPLRYLAFSTMNDPDIGVYPDSEKITLFGGSPPGGTGDRPLSGSYRREDAVDYWEGELGDEQ